The Muntiacus reevesi chromosome 7, mMunRee1.1, whole genome shotgun sequence genome includes a region encoding these proteins:
- the SPG21 gene encoding maspardin produces the protein MGEIKVSPDYNWFRSTVPLKKIIVDDDDSKIWSLYDAGPRNIRCPLIFLPPVSGTADVFFRQILALTGWGYRVIALQYPVYWDHLEFCDGFRKLLDHLQLDKVHLFGASLGGFLAQKFAEYTHKSPRVHSLILCNSFSDTSIFNQTWTANSFWLMPSFMLKKIVLGNFSSGPVDPMMADAIDFMVDRLESLGQSELASRLTLNCQNSYVEPHKIRDIPVTIMDVFDQSALSTEAKEEMYKLYPNARRAHLKTGGNFPYLCRSAEVNLYVQIHLLQFHGTKYAAIDPSMVSAEELEVQKGSLGISQEEQSCQ, from the exons ATGGGAGAGATTAAAGTCTCTCCTGATTATAACTGGTTTAGAAGTACAGTCCCCCTTAAAAAG ATTATTGTGGATGATGACGATAGTAAGATCTGGTCGCTCTACGATGCAGGCCCCAGAAATATCAGGTGTCCGCTCATATTTCTCCCTCCCGTCAGCGGAACTGCGGATGTATTTTTCCGGCAGATTTTGGCTTTGACTGGATGGGGTTACCGGGTTATAGCC TTGCAGTATCCAGTGTATTGGGACCATCTTGAATTCTGTGATGGATTCAGAAAACTTTTAGACCATTTACAGTTGGATAAA GTTCATCTCTTTGGGGCTTCTTTGGGAGGTTTTTTGGCCCAGAAGTTTGCTGAATACACTCACAAATCTCCCAGAGTCCATTCCCTCATCCTCTGCAATTCCTTCAGTGACACCTCTATCTTTAACCAAACATGGACTGCAAACAG CTTTTGGTTGATGCCATCATTTATGCTtaaaaaaatagttcttgggaACTTTTCCTCTGGCCCAGTGGACCCTATGATGGCTGATGCCATCGATTTCATGGTAGACAGG CTGGAAAGTTTGGGTCAGAGTGAACTGGCTTCAAGACTTACCCTGAATTGTCAAAATTCTTATGTGGAACCTCATAAAATTCGGGACATCCCTGTAACCATTATGGAC GTGTTTGACCAGAGTGCACTTTCAACTGAAGCtaaagaagaaatgtacaaactgTATCCTAATGCCCGGAGGGCTCACCTTAAAACAGGAGGCAATTTCCCATACCTGTGCAGAAGTGCAGAGGTGAATCTCTATGTACAG ATACATTTGCTTCAATTCCACGGAACCAAATACGCAGCTATTGACCCGTCGATGGTCAGTGCCGAGGAACTCGAGGTGCAGAAAGGCAGCCTTGGCATCAGTCAGGAGGAACAGAGCTGTCAGTGA